From Leptolyngbya sp. KIOST-1, one genomic window encodes:
- a CDS encoding HAD family hydrolase, whose translation MASPDILALDFDGVVCDGLREYFQTAWRAYGEVLEPGAGSPPAGLAERFYPLRPVVETGWEMPLVIYGLMSGVADTAILDRWPELIPQLLEQAGVEPATIGQAVDGVRDRWIQTDLTDWLSYQRFYPGVIDRLSQAIEAGVELVIISTKEGRFIQQLLAQGGLELPPERILGKEVRRPKYETLRQLKAARPGAMVWFVEDRLKALQAVQGQPDLGEVTLFLADWGYNTAADRVLAGPGSGIQGLDLARFCGPFSAWT comes from the coding sequence ATGGCTTCCCCCGATATTTTGGCGCTCGATTTCGATGGTGTGGTCTGCGATGGGCTGCGGGAGTATTTTCAGACGGCCTGGCGGGCCTACGGCGAAGTGTTGGAGCCGGGGGCGGGGAGCCCACCGGCGGGGTTGGCGGAGCGGTTTTACCCATTGAGGCCGGTGGTGGAGACGGGCTGGGAGATGCCGCTGGTGATCTATGGGTTGATGAGCGGAGTGGCCGATACAGCTATTCTCGATCGCTGGCCCGAGCTGATTCCCCAACTGCTGGAGCAGGCGGGGGTGGAGCCTGCCACCATTGGCCAGGCGGTGGATGGGGTGCGCGATCGCTGGATTCAGACTGACCTTACCGACTGGCTCAGCTACCAGCGGTTCTACCCCGGGGTAATCGATCGCCTGTCGCAGGCGATCGAGGCTGGGGTGGAGCTGGTGATTATTTCTACCAAGGAAGGGCGCTTTATTCAGCAATTACTCGCTCAGGGTGGGCTGGAGCTACCCCCGGAGCGCATTCTGGGCAAAGAGGTCAGGCGACCGAAGTATGAAACCCTGCGGCAGTTGAAGGCGGCTCGTCCGGGAGCGATGGTCTGGTTTGTCGAAGATCGGCTCAAGGCCCTGCAGGCGGTGCAGGGGCAGCCCGATCTGGGGGAGGTGACGCTTTTTTTGGCCGACTGGGGCTACAACACCGCAGCAGATCGAGTCTTGGCCGGTCCAGGGAGCGGCATCCAGGGCTTAGACCTGGCTCGGTTTTGCGGTCCGTTTTCGGCCTGGACATAG
- a CDS encoding DUF2949 domain-containing protein, with protein MTVSGQPNLIQFLQDDLAISAASIQVALKHSEQDPGPLPMILWQYGLVTLEQLEQIYDWMEAA; from the coding sequence ATGACGGTTAGTGGTCAACCCAATTTGATCCAATTTTTGCAAGACGATTTGGCTATTTCGGCGGCTTCCATTCAGGTGGCCCTGAAGCACAGTGAGCAAGACCCTGGGCCATTGCCTATGATCCTTTGGCAATACGGTTTAGTGACCCTAGAGCAACTAGAGCAAATCTATGACTGGATGGAAGCGGCTTAG
- a CDS encoding NAD(P)-dependent oxidoreductase, giving the protein MKIGVVGTGLMGSPMALRLLSAGHQVWVYNRTPARLKPLELVGATVCPTPLALAQSVEAVILMVTDGEAARSLLADMGLSEGGNSPSPLASCAVIQMGTIAPAESQALSQRVTQVGGTYLEAPVLGSIPEAKNGKLIIMVGGEEEAYQRWQPLLACLGSTLYHVGPAGSAATLKLAMNQLIGSLTAAFAQSLGLVQAAGIDVNTFMAVVRQSALYAPTFDKKLPRMQTRQFADPNFPTKHLLKDMGLFVAAAEAAGLATTPAESVRQLVEEAVQAGFADDDYAALFNIVSPLPEPD; this is encoded by the coding sequence GTGAAGATTGGGGTAGTTGGCACTGGGTTAATGGGGTCGCCAATGGCCCTCCGGCTGCTGTCGGCGGGCCATCAGGTGTGGGTGTACAACCGCACTCCGGCCCGGCTGAAGCCCCTGGAGCTGGTGGGGGCTACGGTTTGCCCTACACCTCTGGCCCTGGCCCAGAGCGTGGAGGCGGTTATTCTCATGGTGACCGATGGCGAAGCGGCGCGATCGCTACTGGCCGACATGGGCCTGAGCGAGGGGGGAAATAGCCCATCGCCCCTGGCCAGCTGTGCCGTGATTCAAATGGGAACCATCGCCCCCGCCGAAAGCCAGGCGCTGAGCCAGCGGGTGACCCAGGTCGGCGGCACCTACCTGGAAGCTCCGGTGCTGGGCAGCATTCCCGAGGCCAAAAACGGCAAACTGATCATCATGGTGGGGGGTGAAGAAGAGGCCTATCAGCGCTGGCAACCCCTGCTCGCCTGCCTCGGCAGCACCCTCTACCACGTGGGGCCAGCGGGCAGCGCCGCCACCCTCAAGCTGGCGATGAACCAGCTGATTGGCTCCCTCACGGCGGCCTTTGCCCAGAGCCTGGGGCTGGTGCAGGCTGCGGGTATCGATGTCAATACATTTATGGCCGTGGTGCGCCAGAGCGCTCTCTATGCCCCCACCTTTGACAAGAAGCTGCCCCGCATGCAGACCCGTCAGTTCGCCGACCCCAACTTTCCTACCAAGCACCTGCTAAAGGACATGGGCCTGTTTGTAGCGGCGGCTGAGGCCGCTGGCCTGGCTACCACCCCCGCCGAGAGCGTGCGGCAGCTTGTAGAAGAGGCGGTACAGGCGGGGTTTGCCGACGATGACTACGCGGCTCTGTTTAATATCGTCAGTCCTCTGCCTGAGCCTGACTAG
- a CDS encoding calcium-binding protein: protein MPDLFVPPSKTPPAPESEFLAAPAEAGDDETILSIPTSAATPMDLDVELNLLAADAPAPAALAEGDTIPTVDTVFFYGRTATGTTLYQVDLESGQLAPIADPGTLFTTAIEGLFTAAPGGLGGDGEASTEPPRTFTVIEGTSGKNFLIGTTADNALFGFGSDDLILTGRGTNLAFGGTGNDTLVAGPGGNALFGGEGDDAIEGGEGDDVLVGGAGNDILYGGAGANLLIGGTGADIFRLNTPGAYSPLVDPAALTAEPDTIFDFNPAEGDLLDFSLIAAQPLFDGRDLLPFLSFVQVGADTHVQVTTPLGQTVTEAILLNVDADTLTPDSLTFTPPPGVPLLK from the coding sequence ATGCCCGACCTATTTGTGCCCCCGTCTAAAACGCCCCCTGCACCGGAGTCAGAGTTCTTGGCTGCTCCGGCTGAGGCGGGTGATGATGAGACAATCCTCTCCATCCCCACCTCTGCGGCTACCCCAATGGACCTGGATGTCGAGCTGAACCTGCTGGCGGCTGACGCTCCAGCCCCTGCAGCCCTGGCGGAGGGGGACACCATTCCCACCGTGGATACGGTCTTCTTTTACGGTCGTACCGCGACGGGGACGACCCTGTACCAGGTGGACCTGGAGTCGGGCCAACTAGCGCCGATTGCCGACCCAGGAACCCTCTTTACCACGGCCATTGAGGGGTTGTTTACGGCCGCGCCTGGGGGGTTGGGCGGCGACGGTGAGGCCAGTACCGAACCGCCGCGCACGTTCACCGTGATCGAAGGCACCAGCGGCAAAAACTTTTTGATTGGCACGACCGCCGACAACGCCCTCTTTGGCTTTGGCAGCGACGACCTGATTTTGACGGGTCGGGGCACCAACCTGGCCTTTGGCGGCACGGGCAACGATACCCTGGTGGCCGGGCCTGGGGGCAATGCCTTGTTTGGGGGCGAGGGTGACGATGCGATCGAGGGCGGTGAAGGCGACGATGTGTTGGTCGGTGGGGCCGGCAACGACATTCTCTACGGTGGGGCCGGCGCCAACCTGCTGATCGGCGGCACCGGAGCCGATATTTTTCGACTTAACACGCCGGGGGCTTACAGCCCTCTGGTAGACCCCGCTGCCCTAACCGCTGAACCCGACACCATTTTCGACTTCAACCCCGCCGAGGGCGATCTGCTCGACTTCAGCCTGATTGCCGCCCAGCCCCTGTTTGACGGGCGCGATCTGCTGCCCTTCCTGAGCTTTGTGCAGGTGGGGGCCGATACCCACGTGCAGGTCACTACGCCCCTGGGCCAGACAGTTACCGAGGCCATTCTGCTGAATGTGGATGCCGACACCCTGACTCCGGACAGTCTGACCTTTACCCCACCCCCTGGCGTACCGCTGCTTAAGTAG
- a CDS encoding glutamine amidotransferase-related protein, producing MVVHQPTSNPGRVGEVLQALGFALDVRCPALGHPLPPTLQDHSAVVVFGGPMSANDDHLDHIRLELAWIDVALASGKPYLGICLGAQLLARALGAVVAPHPTQQREIGYYPVLPTPAGQVLMPGPLMVYQWHQEGFTLPVGSHLLATGSTFPHQAFRYGRWAYGLQFHPEITAGMVNHWTSEGSDQLICPGAQPRAYHISQHRLYSPAVERWLRHFLARWLGATAQAETVWGQYHPVHRPQPRPGPTAHCQDLPRLTTESG from the coding sequence GTGGTCGTACACCAGCCCACCTCCAATCCGGGTCGAGTGGGGGAAGTGCTACAAGCCCTGGGCTTTGCCCTCGATGTGCGCTGTCCGGCCCTGGGGCACCCTCTGCCCCCCACGCTGCAAGACCACAGTGCGGTGGTGGTCTTTGGTGGCCCCATGAGCGCCAACGACGACCACCTCGACCACATCCGCCTGGAGCTCGCCTGGATCGACGTGGCCCTGGCCTCAGGAAAACCCTACCTGGGCATTTGCCTGGGGGCCCAGTTGCTGGCTCGGGCCCTGGGGGCAGTGGTTGCGCCCCACCCGACCCAACAGCGCGAAATCGGCTACTACCCCGTCCTGCCGACCCCGGCAGGCCAGGTGTTGATGCCAGGCCCCCTGATGGTTTACCAGTGGCACCAGGAGGGCTTTACCCTGCCCGTGGGCAGCCACCTGCTGGCGACCGGGTCGACGTTTCCCCATCAAGCCTTTCGCTATGGGCGGTGGGCCTACGGGCTCCAGTTTCACCCCGAAATTACCGCCGGGATGGTGAACCACTGGACCAGCGAAGGATCTGACCAACTCATCTGCCCCGGAGCTCAGCCGCGCGCTTACCATATAAGTCAGCATCGCCTTTACAGCCCGGCGGTAGAGCGCTGGCTGCGCCACTTTTTGGCCAGGTGGCTGGGAGCTACGGCCCAGGCCGAGACAGTGTGGGGGCAGTATCATCCCGTGCATCGTCCTCAGCCCCGCCCAGGCCCTACAGCCCATTGTCAGGACTTGCCCAGGCTAACGACCGAAAGCGGCTAG
- a CDS encoding GIY-YIG nuclease family protein translates to MLTLSDLQGQAQKLLQVLLSTPFDSCAALIRDFRDLPPSPGLYAVKHRGDQLLYLGKTKKLRERFRGGHKALTWSWLDDYDHRDIRISFAPLAMVEVIKLGEALEGILIQATQPPYNARYPTRDWR, encoded by the coding sequence GTGTTGACATTGAGTGACCTTCAAGGGCAAGCCCAAAAATTGCTTCAGGTTCTTCTGTCCACACCCTTTGACTCCTGTGCAGCGCTCATCCGCGATTTCAGAGATCTCCCACCTTCCCCGGGGCTCTATGCTGTCAAACATCGAGGTGATCAATTACTTTATTTGGGCAAAACCAAAAAACTGCGAGAGCGCTTTAGGGGTGGACACAAAGCCCTGACCTGGTCATGGCTAGACGATTATGATCATAGGGATATTAGAATTTCATTTGCCCCTCTTGCCATGGTCGAAGTGATCAAACTGGGAGAAGCGCTGGAAGGGATCCTGATTCAGGCCACACAGCCCCCCTATAATGCCAGGTATCCCACCAGAGATTGGAGGTAG
- a CDS encoding DUF2993 domain-containing protein, whose protein sequence is MAQGNSDLGEQALSKAVEMGLSTQLDAVETLETEIRTDPVALMQGQLESVAIQGQGLVIKEDLRTEALAVKTDGIAIDPLKAALGDIELTRPTNATVAAKLTEADIERACNSDYIQQKLQDLEVTVEDRPVRLRVQQVKVSLPGDGRVAIATDIQRLDSGEQQHVAFTTTPTLAPEGYQVVLSEVDLGEDNTSAPLTESLLSAAKDLLDLRQFSLSGMTLHVDRIDVLEKYINLQAKAQLEKFPGS, encoded by the coding sequence ATGGCTCAAGGCAATTCGGACTTGGGGGAGCAGGCCCTGAGCAAGGCGGTAGAGATGGGGCTGTCCACCCAGCTCGATGCGGTGGAAACCCTGGAGACCGAAATTCGCACCGATCCGGTGGCCCTGATGCAGGGGCAACTGGAGTCGGTCGCCATTCAGGGGCAGGGGCTGGTGATTAAGGAAGACCTGCGCACCGAAGCGCTGGCGGTAAAAACCGACGGCATTGCGATCGATCCGCTCAAGGCTGCCCTTGGCGACATCGAACTGACGCGCCCCACCAATGCCACGGTGGCCGCCAAGCTGACCGAGGCCGACATTGAGCGAGCCTGCAACTCCGACTACATTCAGCAAAAACTGCAAGACCTGGAGGTAACGGTGGAGGATCGCCCCGTGCGGCTGCGGGTTCAGCAGGTTAAGGTTTCGCTGCCGGGGGATGGTCGGGTGGCGATCGCGACCGACATCCAGCGGCTGGACTCGGGGGAACAGCAGCATGTGGCCTTCACCACCACCCCAACTCTGGCACCCGAGGGATACCAGGTGGTGCTCAGCGAAGTTGATCTGGGGGAGGATAACACCTCGGCCCCCCTTACCGAGAGTCTGCTGTCGGCGGCGAAAGACCTGCTCGACCTGCGCCAGTTCAGCCTCAGCGGCATGACCCTGCACGTCGATCGCATTGATGTGCTAGAAAAATACATCAATCTGCAGGCCAAGGCTCAGCTTGAGAAGTTTCCCGGCAGCTAG
- a CDS encoding class I SAM-dependent methyltransferase yields MFRRVPPGTSSRLTTVDHGETYGRHVLQSVVRSLSVSACVDIGCGHGDDLRTVLAQHPAAQCFGVDYGDWNTPSLEAAGISPVSVNIEAEPLPLASESVDLVIANQVLEHTKEIYWINHEIFRVLKVGGCLYLGVPNVLSLHNRLLGLVGVHPTCNKMISAHVRPFSKADTLLFYRAAAPELTQLTGFYGSQFYPFPKRLARPLANLFPTCAFSIFFLLKKVRPYGDEFVNYLSQVHLETNFFRG; encoded by the coding sequence ATGTTTAGACGCGTTCCTCCTGGCACCTCCAGTCGCCTCACCACCGTTGACCACGGTGAAACCTACGGTCGCCATGTGCTGCAATCGGTGGTGCGATCGCTGTCCGTGAGCGCCTGTGTAGACATCGGTTGCGGCCATGGCGACGACCTGAGGACTGTGTTGGCCCAGCACCCCGCGGCCCAGTGTTTTGGGGTTGACTACGGCGACTGGAACACTCCCAGCCTCGAGGCTGCGGGCATCTCCCCCGTCTCCGTCAACATCGAAGCGGAGCCGCTCCCTTTGGCCTCAGAATCCGTCGACCTGGTGATTGCCAACCAGGTGCTGGAACACACCAAGGAAATCTACTGGATCAACCACGAAATTTTTAGGGTGCTCAAGGTGGGGGGCTGCCTCTACCTGGGGGTGCCCAATGTTCTGTCGCTCCACAACCGGCTGCTGGGCCTGGTTGGGGTACACCCCACCTGTAACAAAATGATCTCAGCCCATGTCAGGCCCTTCTCTAAGGCCGATACGCTGCTGTTTTATCGAGCCGCCGCCCCAGAGCTAACCCAGCTCACGGGCTTTTACGGGTCGCAGTTTTACCCATTTCCAAAACGCCTCGCGCGGCCGCTGGCCAACCTGTTTCCCACCTGCGCGTTTTCAATTTTCTTTCTGCTTAAAAAAGTCAGGCCCTACGGCGATGAGTTTGTGAACTATCTCTCGCAGGTACACCTGGAAACCAATTTTTTTAGAGGCTAA
- the hisB gene encoding imidazoleglycerol-phosphate dehydratase HisB: protein MQTQDRPLAAPSASPTHSNRSASVSRTTGETDVQVSLNLDGTGQCEANTGIPFLDHMLHQIASHGLIDLQVQATGDIEIDDHHTNEDVGITLGMALHQALGDRKGITRFGHFVAPLDESLVQVALDFSGRPHLSYGLEIPTQRVGTYDTQLVREFFVAVVNHSQMTLHIRQLDGINSHHIIEATFKAFARAMRMATEVDPRRAHLIPSSKGVI, encoded by the coding sequence ATGCAAACCCAAGATCGGCCCCTGGCGGCCCCTAGCGCCAGCCCCACCCATTCCAACCGCAGCGCCAGCGTCAGCCGCACCACCGGTGAAACCGATGTCCAGGTCAGCCTCAACCTCGATGGCACCGGACAGTGCGAAGCGAACACAGGCATTCCCTTCCTGGACCACATGCTGCACCAGATTGCCTCCCACGGGCTGATCGATCTGCAGGTGCAGGCTACGGGAGACATCGAAATTGACGACCACCACACCAACGAAGACGTGGGCATTACCCTGGGGATGGCGCTGCACCAGGCCCTGGGCGATCGCAAGGGCATCACCCGGTTTGGCCACTTTGTCGCGCCCCTGGACGAGTCGCTGGTGCAGGTGGCGCTCGACTTTTCGGGGCGGCCCCACCTCAGCTACGGCCTGGAGATTCCGACCCAGCGGGTGGGCACCTACGACACCCAGCTGGTACGAGAGTTCTTTGTCGCCGTGGTCAACCACAGCCAAATGACCCTGCACATTCGCCAACTCGACGGCATCAACTCCCACCACATCATTGAGGCGACCTTTAAGGCCTTTGCTCGGGCCATGCGGATGGCCACTGAGGTGGACCCTCGCCGGGCGCACCTGATTCCCAGTTCTAAGGGGGTGATCTAG
- a CDS encoding ABC transporter permease, translating to MKYVRETLAVAQRILVELWRRRRSLIFWAIFPVLLLILNSLILQERLQISLAEAYTQAAPSTLVGAALFFSALGGSVATVVSEREQRTLKRLFLSPLSGVSYFLGIGLAYGVIGLGQAGLVYAIALFYGASLEGNPFVNLLIVLLSIAAYVGVGFVLGTQLARRTEDVNALIAAFGIPLMILGGTFLPTDFFPDSLARLTQFNPIYHMIEALSGVVVEGLTLAEVGSHVGFLALFAVAMVGTGWLSYRRMVQVERQL from the coding sequence ATGAAATACGTGCGAGAAACCCTGGCAGTTGCCCAGCGCATTCTGGTCGAACTGTGGCGGCGGCGGCGCAGCCTGATTTTTTGGGCCATTTTCCCGGTCCTGCTGCTGATTCTCAACAGCCTGATTCTGCAGGAGCGGCTGCAAATTTCCCTGGCCGAGGCCTACACCCAGGCCGCCCCCTCAACCCTGGTGGGAGCAGCGCTATTTTTTAGCGCTCTGGGGGGCAGCGTGGCTACCGTGGTGTCTGAACGCGAACAGAGAACGCTGAAACGCCTGTTTCTATCGCCCCTCAGCGGCGTGTCGTACTTTCTTGGCATTGGTTTGGCCTACGGCGTCATCGGGCTGGGGCAGGCAGGGCTGGTCTACGCGATCGCCCTTTTCTACGGCGCCAGTCTGGAGGGCAACCCCTTCGTCAATCTGTTGATCGTGCTGCTCAGCATTGCCGCCTACGTGGGGGTGGGGTTTGTACTGGGCACCCAACTGGCCCGCCGCACCGAGGATGTCAACGCGCTGATTGCCGCCTTTGGCATTCCCCTGATGATTCTAGGCGGTACTTTTTTGCCCACAGATTTTTTCCCGGACTCCCTGGCCCGGCTGACCCAGTTCAACCCGATTTACCACATGATTGAGGCTCTCTCCGGGGTAGTGGTCGAGGGACTTACCCTGGCTGAGGTGGGTAGCCACGTCGGGTTTCTGGCGCTGTTTGCCGTTGCTATGGTGGGGACTGGCTGGCTCTCCTATCGGCGCATGGTGCAGGTCGAGCGCCAGCTCTAG
- a CDS encoding FAD-dependent oxidoreductase gives MSQSLEGLFAQTLARRNVLKLFGVGGIAALLSYSRLNKPQPTVFQRDRLELPAQVGRPTTAVIIGGGLAGLAAAYELSQRGVAVTLLERSPQLGGKIASWPIQVGDDQFMMEHGFHGFFPQYYNLFGLVNELNIRQNFKSLDYYSLVYKDGYRPEVFRPSNAAFPWNVVDLAISSSNRLKWGINLTHLKHLQVFREITGFRNPQSYQRLDNLSVAEWVADDFPRGLYDLYFLPFAKSSLNAPDVLSAGELMQFFHFYFFGNPEGLAFNGTCQDMGRSLVDPMVEAIQANGGQVLTGVTVSQVQWNQGQVAGITYQKGSVATNPVPFWVDRNPLLSSETMEYFGAGDNIYSVALGAKTALSLTCTHQGCSVQRQVEVNAEGYLCPCHGAAYASDGAVLAGPARENLASFKVLAREGDRIQLIAANPNTEATAAHDLAADYYVMAADIPGIKALFALSAGEVSPTLATQVDQLRVADPFAVARFWLDRDFEWEHSWFTSLSGYKLTDSITLYHRIQDDYIAWADRTGGSVVELHAYCYKEKDFPTQADILNTFEAELYEVVPELRGATVLHRQLVNQKNFAGFPPGSFANRPETTTAAENLMFAGDWVRMPFPCGLMERAVSSGLLAANAIFEREGVRRRPILSVNPEGVLKI, from the coding sequence ATGAGTCAATCCCTAGAGGGGCTATTTGCCCAAACCCTGGCCCGTCGTAACGTCCTCAAGCTCTTTGGTGTAGGGGGAATTGCGGCGCTGTTGAGCTATTCCAGGCTGAATAAGCCCCAACCGACGGTATTTCAGCGCGATCGCCTGGAGCTGCCCGCCCAGGTAGGGCGACCGACCACTGCCGTCATCATTGGCGGCGGTCTGGCGGGGCTGGCGGCCGCCTACGAGCTGAGCCAGCGCGGGGTGGCGGTGACCCTACTGGAGCGATCGCCCCAGTTGGGCGGCAAGATCGCCAGCTGGCCGATCCAGGTGGGCGACGACCAGTTCATGATGGAGCACGGCTTCCACGGCTTCTTTCCCCAGTACTACAACCTGTTTGGCCTGGTCAACGAGCTGAACATTCGGCAAAACTTTAAGTCCCTCGACTATTACTCCCTGGTCTACAAGGATGGCTACCGACCGGAGGTATTTCGCCCCAGCAATGCCGCCTTTCCCTGGAATGTGGTCGACCTGGCAATTTCGTCTTCAAACCGGCTGAAGTGGGGCATCAATCTCACCCACCTCAAACATCTTCAGGTGTTTCGAGAGATTACGGGCTTCCGCAATCCCCAGAGCTACCAGCGCCTCGACAATCTATCGGTGGCCGAGTGGGTAGCCGACGACTTTCCCCGGGGGCTCTACGACCTCTACTTTTTGCCCTTCGCCAAGTCCAGCCTCAACGCCCCCGATGTGCTCAGCGCCGGGGAACTGATGCAGTTCTTCCACTTCTATTTCTTTGGCAACCCGGAGGGGCTGGCCTTCAATGGCACCTGCCAGGACATGGGGCGATCGCTAGTGGACCCGATGGTGGAAGCCATCCAGGCCAACGGCGGCCAGGTGCTCACCGGGGTCACCGTCAGCCAGGTGCAGTGGAACCAGGGCCAGGTGGCGGGCATCACCTATCAGAAGGGCAGCGTAGCCACCAACCCGGTACCCTTCTGGGTGGACCGCAACCCCCTGCTGAGTTCGGAGACGATGGAATATTTTGGGGCGGGCGACAATATCTACTCCGTCGCACTGGGGGCCAAAACGGCCCTGTCGCTGACCTGCACCCACCAGGGCTGTAGCGTGCAGCGCCAGGTGGAGGTGAATGCCGAGGGCTATCTGTGCCCCTGCCACGGGGCCGCCTACGCCAGTGACGGGGCGGTGCTGGCGGGGCCCGCCCGGGAGAACCTGGCCAGTTTTAAGGTGCTGGCGCGGGAGGGCGATCGCATTCAGCTAATCGCCGCCAACCCCAACACCGAGGCCACCGCTGCCCACGATCTGGCCGCCGACTACTACGTGATGGCCGCCGACATCCCCGGCATCAAAGCCCTGTTTGCCCTGTCGGCGGGCGAGGTCAGCCCCACCCTGGCTACCCAGGTGGACCAACTGCGGGTAGCAGACCCCTTTGCCGTGGCCCGTTTCTGGCTCGATCGCGACTTCGAGTGGGAGCACAGCTGGTTCACCTCCCTCTCCGGCTACAAACTCACCGACAGCATCACCCTCTACCACCGCATCCAGGACGACTACATCGCCTGGGCCGATCGCACCGGCGGCAGCGTGGTGGAGCTACACGCCTACTGCTACAAAGAAAAGGACTTCCCCACCCAAGCAGATATCCTCAACACCTTTGAGGCCGAACTCTACGAGGTGGTGCCGGAGTTGCGGGGGGCGACGGTGCTCCACCGCCAGTTGGTCAACCAAAAGAATTTCGCGGGTTTTCCGCCGGGTAGCTTTGCCAACCGGCCCGAAACTACCACCGCCGCCGAGAACCTGATGTTTGCAGGCGACTGGGTGCGGATGCCCTTCCCCTGCGGGCTGATGGAGCGGGCAGTGAGCAGCGGCCTGCTGGCGGCCAACGCCATCTTCGAGCGCGAGGGGGTGCGGAGGCGACCCATCCTCTCGGTGAACCCCGAGGGGGTGCTGAAGATTTAG
- a CDS encoding Rieske 2Fe-2S domain-containing protein produces the protein MDGLNREATVTTQDQLEGSPPSPGISPIAALGKVPLRQMGINLNHWYAVAQSADLAAKPLAVTLWHQPMVLYRDRTGSPVAVEDRCPHRQVKLSEGTVTGDNITCAYHGWQFAPDGHCAHIPYLEPQQKLPTCTLRSYPVKEQDGFIWVFPGEAALADQVTPLAVPEWEHLNFIGSLTTIDVQAHYSFLIENLMDMYHGHLHGGAQVWANPVLRELTADDTHVHAHYDAESYYRIDKIWSASQLIFPALRQLHPEPLDVYYHYPHWRSTLGEDFVIYCLFCPVSETHTRAYLLHFTSLGRFPKLHKTPLAVRRFFKRSFTNSASFVLRRLVREDVLMLEQEQRAFEQNPSYRGPELNRALTAVQQLIRRQAGE, from the coding sequence ATGGATGGATTGAATCGCGAGGCTACGGTAACCACCCAGGATCAGTTGGAGGGATCGCCCCCCAGCCCTGGCATTTCCCCCATCGCTGCCCTGGGGAAGGTGCCCCTGCGGCAGATGGGCATCAACCTCAACCACTGGTACGCGGTGGCCCAGAGCGCAGACCTGGCCGCCAAGCCCCTGGCGGTGACCCTGTGGCACCAGCCGATGGTGCTGTACCGCGATCGCACCGGTAGCCCCGTCGCCGTCGAAGACCGCTGCCCCCACCGCCAGGTGAAGCTCAGCGAGGGCACCGTGACGGGCGACAACATCACCTGCGCCTACCACGGCTGGCAGTTCGCCCCCGATGGCCACTGCGCCCACATCCCCTACCTGGAGCCCCAGCAGAAGCTGCCCACCTGCACCCTGCGATCCTACCCGGTGAAAGAGCAGGATGGCTTTATCTGGGTATTCCCCGGCGAGGCGGCACTGGCGGACCAGGTTACCCCCCTGGCTGTGCCCGAGTGGGAACACTTGAATTTCATCGGCTCCCTCACCACCATCGATGTGCAGGCCCACTATTCGTTCCTGATCGAGAACCTGATGGACATGTACCACGGCCACCTCCACGGCGGGGCCCAGGTGTGGGCCAACCCGGTGCTGCGGGAGCTGACTGCCGATGATACCCACGTCCACGCCCACTACGACGCCGAGAGCTACTACCGCATCGACAAGATCTGGTCGGCCTCCCAGCTGATTTTCCCGGCCCTGCGCCAGCTGCACCCCGAACCTCTGGATGTTTACTACCACTACCCCCACTGGCGATCGACCCTGGGGGAGGACTTTGTGATCTACTGCCTGTTCTGCCCGGTGAGTGAGACCCACACCCGCGCCTACCTGCTGCACTTCACCTCCCTGGGGCGGTTTCCCAAGCTGCACAAAACCCCGCTGGCGGTGCGGCGGTTCTTTAAGCGATCGTTCACGAACTCCGCCAGCTTTGTGCTGCGGCGGCTGGTGCGCGAAGACGTGCTGATGCTGGAGCAGGAGCAGCGGGCCTTTGAGCAAAACCCCAGCTACCGGGGGCCGGAGCTGAACCGGGCGCTGACGGCGGTGCAGCAGTTGATCCGGCGGCAGGCGGGGGAGTGA